The stretch of DNA TTTCCATACTGGGTTAATATAGGTCATTAGGACAACAGGGATGTTTCGCTGTGATTTTTCGCTTTCCAATGCTTCTAATACAGAACCTATCGTAGTCTTATTTGCCAGCGCGCGTTGTCCTGCATCTTGAATGACAGGCCCATCTGCTACCGGATCAGAAAATGGAATTCCAAGTTCCACTGCCGAAGCACCTGCTTCTTCTAAAAACTGAATACGTTTGTTAAGGTTATCAATGCCACCATCTCCAGCCATAATATAAGGTACAAATATAGGTTTTTTGGCTTGTGTTTTTTCTTTCAATACAGCATCGAGTTTACTTTTTCCCATTATTGTTCCCCCTCCAGTCTTTCTTTTACTTGCTCGACGTCTTTATCCCCTCTACCAGATAAGCAAATAACGATAGATTGCTCAGGATTCATTTCCTTAGCTAACTTTGTAGCATAACTAACTGCATGTGCGCTCTCTAATGCAGGAATAATGCCTTCTGTTTTGGATAAGAGTTGAAAAGCTTCAAGTGCTTCCTCATCTGTAATCGAGGAGTATGTTACTCTTTTCGTCTGGTGAAGGTGACTATGTTCTGGTCCAATTCCTGGATAATCAAGACCTGCTGAGATAGAGAATGCTTCTTCAATTTGTCCACAATCATCTTGAAGCAGATACGTAAATGTTCCATGCAACATACCTGGAGAGCCACCAGTAAGGGTCGCTGCATGTTGTTTGGTATCTAATCCTGCTCCTGCAGCTTCTACACCGAATAAAGTCACTTCCTTATCATCGATAAATGGGTAGAACATGCCCATCGCATTACTTCCGCCACCAACGCATGCGACAACAGCATCGGGTAAGGAACCTATTTTTTTCATACTTTGTTCTTTGGTTTCTTTGCCTATCACGGATTGAAAGTCGCGAACAATTTTTGGGAAAGGATGAGGTCCAACGACTGATCCGATAATATAATGAGTGTCATTGACATTATTTACCCAGTAGCGAAGCGCTTCGTTCACAGCGTCTTTTAAGGTTCCACTACCTTGGGAGACACTGACTACCTCCGCCCCTAGCAATTCCATGCGAAAAACATTTAGCTTTTGCCGCTTAATATCTTCTTCCCCCATAAAAACAATACATTCTAATCCTAATAAAGAACATACTGTTGCTGTAGCTACACCATGTTGTCCTGCACCAGTTTCAGCTACAACTTTTTTCTTGCCCATTCGCAACGTGAGTAGTGCTTGCCCAATTGTATTATTGATTTTATGAGCACCAGTATGATTTAAATCTTCACGTTTTAAATAAATTTGTGCGCCGCCTGCATGTTCCGTTAACTTTTTAGCGTGATATAATGGGGTTTCACGTCCGATGTATTCCGTTAAATATGTTTGAAGTTCCTCGTTAAAACTCTCATCTTTCAACGCATCTTCATACGCTTTTTCTAATTCAAGTACTGCAGGCATTAATAGTTCTGGAACAAATCTTCCGCCAAACTCTCCATATTTTCCTTTTGTATTTGGAAATGAATAAGTAGTCATCGCAATACATCCTTTCTTTGTACGTTAGTAATAAATTGCTGGATCTTCTTTGCGTCCTTTTTTCCATTTGTTTCTACTCCACTTGAAACATCAACACCAGCGGGATTTACAGTTTTTATAGCTTCACGTATATTCTCTGTATTCAACCCACCAGCCAATATTAATTTGCTAGTAAAAGGTTGGTCTTTAAGGATATTCCAATTAAATGTTACCCCGTTTCCTCCGCGCGATGATTGCAGAGGGGGACTGTCGATTAATATATATTTTGCAGATGATTGATTTGCTTGGTTTAATCCCTCTGTAGTAGCTGGAAATGCTTTGATTATCGGAATTGGAATCCTCTTTTGATAGTCGATAGACTCATCGCCGTGTAACTGGACAATATCAAGATTCACCCTCTCGATGATGGATAGGATATTCTCTAAAGGCTCATCTACAAATACCCCAACTTTTTGAATGGTCTGAGGAAGTGTATTTGCTATTTCCTCAGCTAGAGAGGTGGATAGTTGTCGCTTACTCGGTGCAAATACAAATCCAATCATATCAGCGTTAGCATCTACAACTGCTTGAGCAGTATCAATGGAAGTTATTCCGCATATTTTTACAAACATCTATATACTCCTTTCCACAAGAGGAACGCGTAGATTATTAAAATCAGTTTCTAATTGATTCGACCTCATAAATGTTTCTCCAACTAAAATCGCTTTTGCTCCAGATTCAGCAGCTAGTGTTGCATCACTAGCAGTTCTCATGCCGCTTTCACTGATGATAATCGTTTTATTGGTATCAACTCGTTGAGCCAATTGTTTCGTAGTTTGTAAATCAACGTCAAAAGATTTTAAGTTACGATTATTTATGCCAATGATTGCTGGGGATATCGTTAAGGCATTTTTTAATTCTTCTGCTGTATGCACTTCACATATGACCTCAAGTCCTTGCTTTGTAGCATAATTATATAATTCTTGGAATCTCTCTAATGGTAAAGCTGCTAGAATTAACAGAATAATAGAAGCTCCTGCATCTTTTGCATCATCAATTTGAATTTCATCGATAATAAAATCTTTACAAAGAACTGGAATTGAAACGGCTTCACTTACTTGTTGTAAATCGTTTAATGAACCTTTGAAAAAACGTTGATCTGTTAATACAGATATGGCTGATGCACCTGCTTGCTCATACTTTATAGCTTGCTCGACGGGATCAATGTCCATTTGAATTTCTCCTTTTGATGGAGAGGCGCGTTTTATTTCGGCGATAATAGATAATGAGCTTGCTTGATTGATTAGTTGAATAAACGAGTGCACTGGTATATTTCTACTTCCGAAATCGATTTTCTCTTGTTTTCTACTGTTAACTTCCGTTTGCTTTTCCTCTAAGATTTTTGCTAGAAAAGTCATTTAAACCACCTCGCTAACTTTCTTACTGAATGTGATTAAGTTATTGAGTTTGCTTAATGCTGATCCAGATGTAATACTTTCCCGAGCAAGTTCGACACCGTCATAAATGGAATCCGCTTTTTTGCTGGCAAACAATGCAATACCTGCATTGAACAATACCGTATCTAGATATGCACTATCTTCCCCTTTTAATACAGAAAGTAAGATATTTGCGTTTTCTGTTGCATTTCCTCCTTGAATTTCATCGTTCGGATAAACAGATAATCCCACCTCTTCTGGATGAATGGTTTTTTCTTCTAAACGATCATTCTCTACGAGGATATATTTATTTTCTCCTTGTAAAGAAGCCTCGTCTAAACCGCCAGCCCCATGAATCACAATTGCTCGTTCTCTTCCAAGTAGTTGTGCAGCTTTTGCCACCATTTGAAGAGCTTCTGGATCATAGACTCCAATATATTGAGAATCTAAGTGGACAGGATTTGTTAATGGGCCGATGAAATTAAAAATAGTAGGTATTCGTAAATCTTTTCTTACTTTGCCCACTTGCTTTAGTGTCGGATGTACATGTTGAGCAAATAAGAAAGCAATTTGATTTTTATCTAACATTTCATTCACTTGTTCTTTAGTAAAAGCAAGAGATACGCCTAATTTCTCTAAGACATCTGCACTTCCTGTTTGACTAGATACACTTCTATTTCCATGCTTTGCTACGGTGACACCAGCTCCAGCTAATACAAAGGCAGAACATGTACTGATATTAAAACTATTAGAACGATCTCCGCCCGTTCCGCAATTGTCCATTACTGGTTGATGAAAGTTTAGTAGGAAAGGAGAATGTTCTTGAATAACTTGAGATAATCCAGCTACTTCCTCAGCGGTTTCTCCTTTCATTTTTAAGGAGATAAGAATGGCTGCTAGTTCCGAATCAGATACTTCTTGTGAGAAACAATGTTTAAATACTTCTTTTATTTCTTCTGTGGATAAATCTTGTCGTTCAATAATTTTATGAAGTGAGTGCTTCATTATTTTCATCCTCCTGTAAGGCTTTGATTTGGATTAAGAAATTCTTAATGATTTGCTTTCCATCCTTTGTACCGATTGATTCTGGGTGAAACTGCATTCCAAAGAGTGGTAGTTGTTTATGTTCGATTGCCATAATCTCATTATCATCCAGAGATCGTGCTGTCACTTGGTAATCGGCAGATAGACTTTTTCGATCAACAATAAGTGAATGGTAACGCATGACCTGTATTGGATGTTGAAGTGAATGTAATAACTGTGAATCTTTTATTGAGATAGGTGACGTTTTTCCGTGTTTTATCACTTTGGCTTGTTTTATTTCTCCCCCTAAAGCTTCTGCAAGTACCTGATGTCCTAGACAAATACCGAGTATTGGGAATTCTCGATATACTTCCCGTACAATCTTCAAGCAATTTCCTGCTTTTGTCGGAGAACCTGGTCCAGGAGATATAATAATTGCTTCAGGATGCATGGCTCGTATTTCATTAGGTGTTATTGCGTCATTTCGAATAACACGGACTTCCTTATTAAATTCAGAAATATATTGATAGAGGTTATACGTAAATGAGTCGTAGTTATCGATTAATAAAATCATGATCGTCCACCTCCATAAATGATTTGGCTTTATTTAGCGTTTCAATATACTCACTTGTAGGTATGGAATCATAAACGATTCCTGCTCCTGCTTGTAAGTATGCTTTGTCATCTTTAACGATCACCGTTCGAATAGCTAAAGCCATGTGAACATCTTGTTGAAAGTTAATAAATCCAATACCTCCTCCATAAGGACCTCTTTGGTGTTGCTCTAACTCGTTGATTATTTGCATTGCACGTATTTTGGGTGCTCCGGATACTGTTCCAGCTGGTAAACAAGAGATTAAAGCATCAATACTAGAGTAGTTAGATTTTAAAATGCCAGTGACTTCAGAGACCATATGCATGACATGTTGATATTTTTCTATTTTCATATATACCGGAATATCAATACTTCCGATTTCACATACCTTTCCAAGGTCATTTCTACTTAGATCTACAAGCATTTGATGCTCCGCTCTTTCTTTTTCATCAGCAAGCAATTCCTCTGTGAGCATGAGATCAATTTCGTTCGTGCTTCCTCTTTTTCTTGTACCTGCTATTGGATTCGTGATGATCTTCTTGCCAGTTGTTTCGATGAGACTTTCTGGTGAAGCCCCAAGAATGAGGTAATCATTAAAATCCATATAAAACATGTAAGGGGAAGGATTCGATTGTCTCAGTTGTTCATAAAAGGAGAGGGAAAAGGTTTCTGGATTTTCGACCTTTGCCTTCATTCGCTGAGACAATACAACTTGAAAAATATCTCCGTCTTCAATATGTTTTTTTGCAGTAGCTACATTTTTTTCGAATACGTCTTGGTCCATCTCTGGAGTAAATGAATATCTCGCTGGGATGGGGACTGTCGCTGCTCTTGCTTTCTTTATTATTTTTCTGAGTTGGCCTAGACGTTCCTGTAAATCATCTCGAGAAGTGGATGAATCCGTATCAATCACAAGGAGGTAGCAGGTATCTTGTTCATGGTCGAATATGATCGTATCTTCAAATAACATCAGATGTATGTCTGGCATGTTTCGTTCATCGGGTAATCGATCTCCGATGTGTTCAAAGGAACGTATCGTATCGTAGCCGATATATCCGATTGCGCCACCATAGAATGGAATGGAAATATCGATTTCGGCTTTAGGTAGATGGTGTTTTATATAATGTAAGGCATGTTGTTCTACCCATTCATCTTCGTCATTCGTATAGTTGCAAATCTTGGTACGGTTATCGAATCCTAGAATTTCTTGGTATGGATTCATTCCTAGAAATGAAAAGCGTCCTTTTTCTTCATGCGGAAAGCTGCTTTCTAATAAATATTTTTTTGTGCTAGTTAGTTGGGTTAGTACTTGAATAGGTAATAATCGATCGATTGGTTGTTTCTCAACTACATAATGGATACTCATGTCTTCGACTCCTTATTTAAAAGTAATTGAATAAAAAAAGTCCCCTATAAACACAGCTAGTGTGCTTATAGAGGACGATAGGAACCGCGGTGCCACCTCATTTGGAAAGAAATCTTCCCAACTCGTTTTCAGATACGGGAGAAGTTATGCTCCGATATCCTATCCGTATAACGGCGGAAACCCGTTTTTCCCTACTAGTCTAATGCTTCAAGAAAACTCTCGTAAGTCCATTCAATACTCTTCGGCGTGCTAGAATTTCACCAACCTCTAGCTCTCTGTAACGATTCCTGAATATTTACTCCTCTTACTCAATGATTTTGCAATTATTTAGTTGTATGAATACAAAAAAGCCCCTAATCCTAAAAAGGACGAGGGACCGTGGTACCACCTTTATTAGCTGAAGTTCAGCTCACTTTGAAAGTAAGATAATAAATTATCTACTTAGTCTCGATAACGAGAGACGAATTCGCCAAGGCCTACTTCAGTTAACGGTTCGGTTTGGAGCTCAGAAGTCCATTCCTTAATAAAATATCCCGCTGATTCTCACCAACCATCAGCTCTCTTTAGGGTTTTTATTAAGTACTCTTCTTCGTCAGTGCCGATTCATCAATTTGTTGAATTTATCTTACCGGATGGGACAAGTAATTGTCAATAACTTTTTTAAAAGTTTTTTTAAGGGCTACTTATTTAATCAAGATACCCACCAATTGATAAATGCATTCTCGCTTAACCTCGAAAAGTTTCAAATTTGTCATCGACAGAAATTCGTTCTTTCTGTGGCGGTATTTCTTCAAAATAACCTAAATGAAGAAAACCAACGATTTTTTCATTTTCTTGTATATTTAATTTATCTTTCACGTTATCATCGTAAATATGCGGGTTTGTTTTCCATACGACTCCAAGTTTTTCTTGCCATGCAAGTAACCAGAAATTCTGAATCATGGAAGCAACAGCTCCGTAGTTCTCGTCCCATTGCTTTGGAATATCAGACTCTTCCATAATTACAACGAGAATGGCATTAGGTTCATTTAAATAATTTTCTCTGTTTTCCTGTCTTTCTACAGGGTAAGTAGATGCAACTTTTTTTGCGAAGGTAGGCAAGTGTTCTTGACTAACAAATAAAAAGCGCCATGGCTGTCTCATTCCATGTGTGGGTGCCCAGATTGCATCCTCTAATAGCTCTTTTATCTTATCTTCGGTAACTTCTTTATTTGTGTAACCTTTTTTTATGGCACGTCGTTCTCTAATAAGTTTTGCTAATTCCGTTCTTTCCATACCCATACCCCTATACAATTTAATTGATAATTATTATCAATTAAATTGTAACGGAAGCGCA from Oceanobacillus iheyensis HTE831 encodes:
- the trpB gene encoding tryptophan synthase subunit beta → MTTYSFPNTKGKYGEFGGRFVPELLMPAVLELEKAYEDALKDESFNEELQTYLTEYIGRETPLYHAKKLTEHAGGAQIYLKREDLNHTGAHKINNTIGQALLTLRMGKKKVVAETGAGQHGVATATVCSLLGLECIVFMGEEDIKRQKLNVFRMELLGAEVVSVSQGSGTLKDAVNEALRYWVNNVNDTHYIIGSVVGPHPFPKIVRDFQSVIGKETKEQSMKKIGSLPDAVVACVGGGSNAMGMFYPFIDDKEVTLFGVEAAGAGLDTKQHAATLTGGSPGMLHGTFTYLLQDDCGQIEEAFSISAGLDYPGIGPEHSHLHQTKRVTYSSITDEEALEAFQLLSKTEGIIPALESAHAVSYATKLAKEMNPEQSIVICLSGRGDKDVEQVKERLEGEQ
- a CDS encoding phosphoribosylanthranilate isomerase; the encoded protein is MFVKICGITSIDTAQAVVDANADMIGFVFAPSKRQLSTSLAEEIANTLPQTIQKVGVFVDEPLENILSIIERVNLDIVQLHGDESIDYQKRIPIPIIKAFPATTEGLNQANQSSAKYILIDSPPLQSSRGGNGVTFNWNILKDQPFTSKLILAGGLNTENIREAIKTVNPAGVDVSSGVETNGKKDAKKIQQFITNVQRKDVLR
- the trpC gene encoding indole-3-glycerol phosphate synthase TrpC, whose product is MTFLAKILEEKQTEVNSRKQEKIDFGSRNIPVHSFIQLINQASSLSIIAEIKRASPSKGEIQMDIDPVEQAIKYEQAGASAISVLTDQRFFKGSLNDLQQVSEAVSIPVLCKDFIIDEIQIDDAKDAGASIILLILAALPLERFQELYNYATKQGLEVICEVHTAEELKNALTISPAIIGINNRNLKSFDVDLQTTKQLAQRVDTNKTIIISESGMRTASDATLAAESGAKAILVGETFMRSNQLETDFNNLRVPLVERSI
- the trpD gene encoding anthranilate phosphoribosyltransferase, which gives rise to MKHSLHKIIERQDLSTEEIKEVFKHCFSQEVSDSELAAILISLKMKGETAEEVAGLSQVIQEHSPFLLNFHQPVMDNCGTGGDRSNSFNISTCSAFVLAGAGVTVAKHGNRSVSSQTGSADVLEKLGVSLAFTKEQVNEMLDKNQIAFLFAQHVHPTLKQVGKVRKDLRIPTIFNFIGPLTNPVHLDSQYIGVYDPEALQMVAKAAQLLGRERAIVIHGAGGLDEASLQGENKYILVENDRLEEKTIHPEEVGLSVYPNDEIQGGNATENANILLSVLKGEDSAYLDTVLFNAGIALFASKKADSIYDGVELARESITSGSALSKLNNLITFSKKVSEVV
- a CDS encoding anthranilate synthase component II, with protein sequence MILLIDNYDSFTYNLYQYISEFNKEVRVIRNDAITPNEIRAMHPEAIIISPGPGSPTKAGNCLKIVREVYREFPILGICLGHQVLAEALGGEIKQAKVIKHGKTSPISIKDSQLLHSLQHPIQVMRYHSLIVDRKSLSADYQVTARSLDDNEIMAIEHKQLPLFGMQFHPESIGTKDGKQIIKNFLIQIKALQEDENNEALTS
- the trpE gene encoding anthranilate synthase component I; this translates as MSIHYVVEKQPIDRLLPIQVLTQLTSTKKYLLESSFPHEEKGRFSFLGMNPYQEILGFDNRTKICNYTNDEDEWVEQHALHYIKHHLPKAEIDISIPFYGGAIGYIGYDTIRSFEHIGDRLPDERNMPDIHLMLFEDTIIFDHEQDTCYLLVIDTDSSTSRDDLQERLGQLRKIIKKARAATVPIPARYSFTPEMDQDVFEKNVATAKKHIEDGDIFQVVLSQRMKAKVENPETFSLSFYEQLRQSNPSPYMFYMDFNDYLILGASPESLIETTGKKIITNPIAGTRKRGSTNEIDLMLTEELLADEKERAEHQMLVDLSRNDLGKVCEIGSIDIPVYMKIEKYQHVMHMVSEVTGILKSNYSSIDALISCLPAGTVSGAPKIRAMQIINELEQHQRGPYGGGIGFINFQQDVHMALAIRTVIVKDDKAYLQAGAGIVYDSIPTSEYIETLNKAKSFMEVDDHDFINR
- a CDS encoding nitroreductase family protein, encoding MERTELAKLIRERRAIKKGYTNKEVTEDKIKELLEDAIWAPTHGMRQPWRFLFVSQEHLPTFAKKVASTYPVERQENRENYLNEPNAILVVIMEESDIPKQWDENYGAVASMIQNFWLLAWQEKLGVVWKTNPHIYDDNVKDKLNIQENEKIVGFLHLGYFEEIPPQKERISVDDKFETFRG